A genome region from Arachis duranensis cultivar V14167 chromosome 6, aradu.V14167.gnm2.J7QH, whole genome shotgun sequence includes the following:
- the LOC107495609 gene encoding phospholipid hydroperoxide glutathione peroxidase, chloroplastic, whose product MASSMAFSAATFFTTTQARTANSNSSFSSPSIPFIKPSSFGSSKSAFFQNGFSLNSSNLPGFVVKPRSFSVNARAATEKTIYDFTVKDIDKKDVPLSKFKGKVLLIVNVASRCGLTSSNYSELARLYEKYKNKGLEVLAFPCNQFGMQEPGSNQEIKQFACTRFKAEFPIFDKVDVNGPFTAPVYQFLKSNAGGFLGDLIKWNFEKFLVDKNGKVVERYPPTTSPFQIEKDIQRLLAA is encoded by the exons ATGGCTTCTTCTATGGCTTTCTCTGCCGCCACCTTCTTCACTACTACTCAAGCTAGAACAGCAAATtcaaattcttctttttcttcgccATCTATTCCCTTTATCAAACCCTCCTCCTTTGGTTCCTCCAAGTCAGCGTTTTTTCAAAATGGGTTTTCTTTGAACTCATCCAATCTTCCTGGGTTTGTAGTAAAGCCTCGATCTTTTTCAGTTAATGCAAGAGCAGCCACTGAGAAAACCATTTATGATTTTACAGTCAAG GATATTGATAAAAAGGATGTTCCTCTTAGCAAATTtaagggcaaggttctcttgaTTGTCAATGTTGCTTCAAGATG TGGTTTGACATCATCGAACTACTCGGAACTGGCACGCTTATatgagaaatataaaaataaag GTTTGGAGGTTCTAGCATTCCCCTGCAATCAGTTTGGTATGCAGGAGCCTGGATCTAACCAAGAAATTAAGCAGTTTGCTTGCACTCGATTTAAAGCAGAATTTCCCATTTTCGATAAG gttgatgtgaatggacCATTTACGGCTCCAGTTTACCAGTTTCTGAAATCAAATGCTGGAGGCTTTCTAGGTGATCTTATCAAGTGGAACTTCGAGAAGTTCTTGGTTGATAAAAATGGTAAAGTTGTTGAAAGATATCCGCCAACTACCTCACCTTTCCAAATTGAG
- the LOC107495616 gene encoding 7-deoxyloganetin glucosyltransferase, producing MGSLNITKNNKPHAVFMPYPAQGHINPMLKLAKLLHHKGFHITFVYTDYNRNRLLKSRGSDSLRNLPSFRFETIPDGLPVDPNPVDATQDVPLLCDSTSKRCLPHFKKLISELNVGDSGVPPVTCIVSDGTMSFGIEAAEELEIPVVVFWTASGCGTMCYMHYRQLVDKDFTPLKDMNDITNGYLETTINWVPGMKEIRLRDMPSFIRTTDPNDIMLNFFIRESKRAQRAHAIIVNTFDALDHDILEAFSTINNLPPVYSVGPLNLLLNHITDKDLKSIASNLWKEDPKCIEWLDKQEPNSVVYINFGSITTMTNENLIEFAWGIANSNKKFLWVIRPDLVAGENAVLPPEFVEVTKIRGMLANWCPQEQVLAHPSIGVFLTHSGWNSTLESMCGGVPMICWPFFAEQQTNCRFCCTEWGIGLEIEDVRRDKIESLVRESMDGEKGVDMKQKALKLKKLAKEAASAPNGSSFQNLDKLIHQVLLSKFAKN from the exons ATGGGTTCTTTGAACATAACAAAGAATAATAAGCCACACGCGGTGTTCATGCCATACCCAGCACAAGGACACATAAACCCAATGCTAAAACTAGCAAAGCTTCTTCACCACAAAGGCTTCCACATCACGTTCGTTTACACCGACTACAATCGCAACCGCCTTCTCAAATCCAGAGGCTCCGACTCGCTCAGAAACCTACCATCCTTCCGATTCGAAACCATCCCCGACGGTCTACCCGTGGACCCTAACCCTGTGGATGCAACGCAGGATGTACCGTTACTGTGTGACTCCACTAGTAAAAGGTGCTTGCCGCACTTCAAGAAGCTGATTTCAGAGCTGAATGTCGGTGATAGCGGTGTTCCTCCGGTGACTTGCATAGTATCTGACGGAACGATGAGTTTCGGGATTGAGGCAGCGGAAGAATTGGAGATTCCGGTGGTGGTGTTTTGGACGGCTAGTGGGTGTGGGACCATGTGCTATATGCACTATCGCCAACTTGTTGATAAAGACTTCACTCCCCTTAAAG ACATGAATGATATCACAAATGGGTATTTGGAGACAACTATCAACTGGGTACCCGGAATGAAAGAGATCCGATTGAGGGATATGCCCAGCTTTATCAGAACCACAGACCCAAATGATATTATGCTTAATTTCTTTATAAGAGAATCCAAGAGAGCTCAAAGAGCTCATGCAATCATAGTCAATACATTTGATGCCTTAGatcatgatatcttggaagcaTTCTCCACCATTAATAATTTGCCACCTGTCTATTCCGTTGGTCCTTTGAATCTTCTACTAAACCATATCACAGACAAGGACTTGAAATCCATTGCATCTAATCTTTGGAAGGAAGATCCAAAGTGTATTGAGTGGCTAGACAAACAAGAGCCAAATTCAGTGGTGTACATAAACTTTGGTAGCATCACAACTATGACCAATGAAAATTTAATAGAGTTTGCTTGGGGAATTGCCAATAGCAACAAAAAGTTTTTGTGGGTCATTAGGCCAGATCTTGTGGCTGGTGAAAATGCTGTGTTACCTCCTGAATTTGTGGAAGTGACAAAAATTAGAGGCATGTTAGCAAATTGGTGTCCCCAAGAACAAGTTTTGGCTCACCCTTCAATTGGGGTGTTTTTGACACACAGTGGTTGGAACTCAACATTGGAAAGTATGTGTGGTGGTGTGCCCATGATATGTTGGCCCTTCTTTGCTGAGCAACAAACCAATTGTAGGTTTTGTTGTACGGAATGGGGAATTGGGTTGGAGATTGAAGATGTTAGGAGGGACAAAATTGAGAGTCTTGTGAGGGAGTCAATGGATGGAGAGAAGGGTGTTGATATGAAACAAAAGGctttgaaattgaagaaattagCAAAGGAAGCTGCTTCTGCCCCAAATGGATCCTCATTTCAGAATCTAGACAAGTTGATTCATCAAGTTCTCTTGAGCAAATTTGCTAAAAATTGA
- the LOC110273071 gene encoding uncharacterized protein LOC110273071: protein MASEEESVLVLVYCSGKIQKSKRYGVKFTDREPVSVFISSSSTLSDLKNNILQKFGISGSKNFPEVRIHELFTKLDVGVDSSGASDPFHNSTGVGGASCLMPMIAPSVPLVASPSFAADLDRTEAVDIIGDSDDDTAANPNTQHGPSSSGTQQYPPHFSTLNLEALGEQADGGPTVGGSSTEFQIGQSFQNKDEAVLSVKDYNIRRGVEYRVIESDHLKYHGKCKEFGKGCTWLIRVALRAHKGTWEVRSWLRKMLNTAEHCHPWHVTNLCSELAEEDAEHRRTKEAPYPLDATQSQQNISG from the exons ATGGCAAGTGAGGAAGAGAGTGTTCTTGTCCTAGTGTATTGCTCTGGGAAAATTCAAAAAAGCAAAAGATATGGTGTAAAATTCACTGACAGAGAACCAGTGAGTGTTTTCATCAGTTCATCAAGTACTTTGTCAGATCTAAAGAACAACATCTTGCAAAAGTTTGGGATTTCTGGTAGCAA AAATTTTCCAGAGGTCAGAATACACGAGTTATTCACAAAGTTGGATGTTGGGGTGGATAGTTCTGGGGCATCAGATCCATTTCATAACTCGACTGGCGTGGGAGGTGCGTCTTGTTTGATGCCTATGATAGCACCATCCGTTCCGCTGGTCGCATCCCCATCATTCGCGGCTGATTTAGATCGAACGGAGGCTGTTG ATATCATTGGGGACAGCGATGATGACACAGCTGCCAATCCTAATACACAGCATGGGCCTTCAAGTTCTGGCACTCAGCAGTACCCTCCACACTTCTCGACTTTAAACTTGGAGGCTCTGGGTGAACAGGCGGACGGTGGTCCCACAGTTGGGGGCTCTTCTACAGAATTTCAGATTGGGCAGTCATTCCAAAATAAAGATGAGGCTGTGCTGAGTGTGAAGGACTACAACATCCGTCGAGGTGTTGAGTACAGAGTCATCGAATCAGATCATCTGAAGTATCATGGAAAATGTAAGGAGTTTGGCAAGGGTTGCACTTGGTTGATTCGCGTAGCGCTGCGTGCACACAAGGGCACTTGGGAGGTTCGAAGCTGGCTGAGGAAGATGCTGAACACTGCCGAACACTGCCATCCTTGGCATGTAACCAATCTATGTTCAGAGCTGGCTGAGGAAGATGCTGAACACCGTCGAACTAAGGAAGCACCCTATCCACTTGATGCCACTCAATCGCAGCAAAATATATCAGGCTAG
- the LOC107495661 gene encoding 7-deoxyloganetin glucosyltransferase-like: MGSVSRIDSKPHAVCIAYPAQGHITPMLKLAKLLHNKGFHITFVNTEYNHRRFLRSRGPDSLKGLPSFRFETIPDGLPQDPDDHADVTQDVRSLCESTRTTCSPHFKKLISKLNSDGGVPPVTCIVSDSIMSFSADAAEEFGIPLVMFWTASACGFVCYMHYHKLVQKGLIPFKDMSYVTNGYLETTLDWVPGIKEIRLRDMPSFLRTTDLKDIMLDFFIGECARAHKASAIVMNTFDALEHDVLEACSSIHNMPPIYPIGPLNFQLNHFNNEHLNKISSNLWREDLECLEWLDKQEPNSVVYVNFGSITTMTNENLIEFAWGLANSNKKFFWVIRPDLVAGEIAVLPPEFLEVTKIRGMLANWCPQEQVLAHPSIGVFLTHSGWNSTLESVCGGVPMICWPFFAEQQTNCRFCNKEWGNGLEIEHVSREKIESLVRESMDGEKGQDMRQNALQWKKLAKDAASAPHGSSFQNLENVLHQVLLNNFTTTK, translated from the exons atggGTTCTGTGAGCAGAATTGATTCGAAGCCTCATGCTGTGTGCATAGCATACCCAGCACAAGGCCACATAACTCCAATGCTGAAGCTAGCAAAGCTTCTTCACAACAAAGGCTTCCACATAACTTTTGTTAACACTGAATACAATCACAGACGTTTTCTCAGATCAAGAGGACCCGATTCGCTCAAAGGCCTTCCCTCGTTCCGATTCGAAACCATCCCAGACGGCCTTCCTCAGGACCCTGACGACCATGCTGACGTCACTCAGGACGTGCGTTCTCTGTGTGAGTCCACAAGAACGACTTGCTCTCCGCACTTCAAGAAGCTCATTTCCAAGCTCAATAGTGATGGCGGTGTTCCTCCTGTGACTTGCATTGTGTCTGATAGCATCATGAGTTTCAGTGCTGATGCTGCTGAAGAATTTGGCATCCCTTTGGTGATGTTTTGGACTGCAAGTGCTTGTGGATTTGTGTGCTATATGCACTATCATAAACTTGTTCAAAAAGGCTTAATACCATTCAAAG ATATGAGCTATGTCACAAATGGATATTTGGAGACTACCCTAGATTGGGTGCCCGGAATTAAAGAAATTCGATTGAGGGATATGCCCAGCTTCCTCAGAACCACAGACCTAAAAGATATTATGCTTGATTTCTTCATAGGAGAGTGTGCAAGAGCTCACAAAGCTTCAGCAATAGTAATGAACACATTTGATGCTTTGGAGCATGATGTTTTGGAAGCATGTTCTTCCATTCATAACATGCCTCCTATTTATCCCATTGGTCCCTTGAATTTTCAACTGAACCACTTCAACAACGAGCACTTAAACAAAATTTCATCCAACCTTTGGAGAGAGGATCTAGAGTGTCTTGAATGGCTAGACAAACAAGAGCCCAATTCAGTTGTGTATGTGAACTTTGGTAGCATCACAACTATGACCAATGAAAACTTAATAGAGTTTGCTTGGGGACTTGCCAATAGCAACAAAAAATTCTTTTGGGTAATTAGGCCAGATCTTGTGGCTGGTGAAATTGCTGTGTTACCTCCTGAATTTTTGGAAGTGACAAAAATTAGAGGCATGTTAGCAAATTGGTGTCCCCAAGAACAAGTTTTGGCTCACCCTTCAATTGGGGTGTTTTTGACACACAGTGGTTGGAACTCAACATTGGAAAGTGTGTGTGGTGGTGTGCCAATGATATGTTGGCCCTTCTTTGCTGAGCAACAAACCAATTGTAGGTTTTGTAATAAGGAGTGGGGAAATGGGTTGGAGATAGAACATGTTAGTAGGGAGAAAATTGAAAGCCTTGTGAGGGAGTCAATGGATGGAGAGAAGGGTCAAGATATGAGACAAAATGCTTTGCAATGGAAGAAATTAGCCAAGGATGCTGCATCTGCCCCACATGGATCCTCATTTCAGAATCTAGAGAATGTGCTTCATCAAGTTCTATTGAACAATTTCACTACTACAAAGTAG